Proteins encoded by one window of Campylobacteraceae bacterium:
- a CDS encoding phosphoglucosamine mutase — protein sequence MKLFGTDGVRGKAGDFLDAMTTMKLAMAAGIYFRKHSTTNKILVGKDTRRSGYMIENALVSGLTAVGYDVIQIGPMPTPAIAYLTESMRCDGGIMISASHNPYDDNGIKFFDNHGDKLNITCEKEIEKIFFNDEIRLANQKTGKEIGSSKRIDDVIGRYIVSLKSSFPKELSLQGLRIVLDCANGAAYKVGPTILEELGAEVFTINARPDGFNINENCGALHPENVGKIVTKVRADIGIALDGDADRLVVIDEKGKVIDGDKLLGALCTYLHSQNLLQGKACVATVMSNQALEDYLNASDLRLERTDVGDKHVLANMKKNNINFGGEQSGHVIFTDVAKTGDGLASALQVLALIIKSGKKASEVLNPFDLYPQVLKNINITKKPPLDEIEGLEPLLNEAKTKGMRHLIRYSGTENKLRVLLEGKNKKDVDDMMEKFLTFFHKAL from the coding sequence ATGAAATTATTTGGTACAGATGGGGTAAGAGGAAAAGCGGGAGATTTTTTAGATGCAATGACAACTATGAAATTAGCCATGGCAGCAGGAATATATTTTAGAAAACATTCAACAACTAATAAGATTTTAGTAGGAAAAGATACGAGAAGAAGCGGTTATATGATTGAAAATGCACTTGTTTCTGGATTAACAGCTGTGGGATATGATGTAATACAAATAGGTCCAATGCCTACACCTGCTATTGCATATTTAACAGAATCTATGCGTTGTGATGGGGGTATTATGATTTCTGCTTCTCACAATCCTTATGATGACAATGGAATTAAGTTTTTTGATAATCATGGAGACAAATTAAATATTACTTGTGAAAAAGAGATTGAAAAGATATTTTTTAATGATGAAATCAGACTTGCTAATCAAAAAACAGGAAAAGAAATTGGATCATCTAAAAGAATTGATGATGTAATAGGCCGATATATTGTTTCTTTAAAATCTTCTTTTCCAAAAGAATTATCTTTACAGGGTTTACGAATAGTACTTGATTGTGCAAATGGAGCTGCTTATAAAGTAGGTCCTACTATTCTAGAAGAGTTAGGGGCAGAGGTCTTTACTATAAATGCAAGGCCTGATGGTTTTAATATTAATGAAAATTGTGGAGCACTTCATCCAGAAAACGTGGGAAAAATTGTTACAAAAGTAAGAGCTGATATTGGTATTGCTTTAGATGGAGATGCTGACAGATTAGTTGTTATTGATGAAAAAGGTAAGGTAATTGATGGCGATAAACTGTTAGGTGCTTTGTGTACTTACTTACATTCACAAAATCTTCTTCAAGGAAAAGCTTGTGTAGCTACTGTTATGTCCAACCAAGCGTTAGAAGATTATTTAAATGCTTCAGACTTGCGTTTAGAGAGAACAGATGTTGGGGATAAACATGTATTAGCCAATATGAAAAAGAACAATATTAATTTTGGTGGGGAACAAAGCGGGCACGTTATTTTTACGGATGTTGCAAAAACGGGGGATGGTTTAGCTTCTGCTTTACAAGTACTTGCTTTAATTATTAAATCAGGTAAAAAAGCCAGTGAAGTATTAAATCCATTTGACTTATATCCACAAGTTTTAAAAAATATTAATATTACTAAAAAACCACCTTTAGATGAAATTGAAGGTCTAGAACCTTTATTAAACGAAGCCAAAACAAAAGGAATGCGACATTTAATTCGTTATTCTGGAACGGAAAATAAACTAAGAGTTTTATTAGAAGGTAAAAATAAAAAAGATGTTGATGATATGATGGAAAAATTTCTTACTTTCTTCCACAAAGCTCTATGA
- the rpsT gene encoding 30S ribosomal protein S20: protein MANHKSAAKRARQTIVKTERNRFYKTRIKNVVKEVVSAIDSADKETALVAMKKANKYIHHCVSKGILKKATAGRKVSRLQVKVNAI from the coding sequence ATGGCAAATCATAAATCTGCTGCTAAAAGAGCAAGACAAACAATCGTTAAGACTGAAAGAAATAGATTCTACAAAACAAGAATCAAAAATGTAGTAAAAGAAGTAGTATCTGCAATCGACTCTGCTGATAAAGAAACTGCATTAGTTGCAATGAAAAAAGCAAACAAGTATATTCACCATTGTGTATCTAAGGGTATCCTTAAAAAAGCAACTGCTGGTAGAAAAGTATCTAGATTACAAGTTAAAGTGAATGCAATATAA